gtagaaaagaacaaaattcaGAACCAAAATCCTTAACTATTTTAGATCTTTTACTGATGAACTCATCTTTCCCAAACTGTAAATTCAGACATAGTAAGATGGATATCGAATTTAGttcatcatatataataattgcataACATAACATGAGAACAATTAAAAACATTGAAAGAGTGGCGCGCACGcgcgcgcacacacacacacaaacaataATACTTTTAATGGTACATGATACCTATTTGTGAATCCATGTGGCTTAGTAAcacattaagaaaaattaattttctcaatttcaaataaactactgtcatgaatttttatttaaaaaaaactaactcatgagattttgatgatgtcattgtGTACAAGTAAACAAATCCACCATCTATAACTCATACTCAATAAATATCAACGTTCAAATATAACTCAACATAAATACTCAAAATACCTTCCtatatttaaacaaatatagcatgtgaatttttattttgtgtgtgtgtgtgtgtgtattatttttaaggaaaaggTATTACTCACAAGTAAATCAATGGTAGACGTGTTATTGATAAGAAGGAATAAGACAAAATTTTCTCTCTAATactgttagaaaataaaataaaataaataatgagaagAACATGCAAAGCCTCAAactaaataaaagaacaatAGTAGCAATTCAACTTCATAAGATTACAAAACATGGGTTAACAATGCaatataacatacaataagcataaagaaaaataattttaaaggagAAGTTTTAAATAGTTTGGGTTGAAGCACACAAACACTATCTTTAGAGAGAAAACGTCCCCATTGCACTggtaggaaaatttgattgcaCTCCTatcccaagatacgacaacccgttggttccgatcgtgtgcagcgaaaggatccctGAACTTTTTAAACACCAatgttttttctctaaaaaaaagtaattttttataagaacaggaagagaagaaatttaaaggaaaatacaaaattgtTTTTCTACTTGTATCTTTGGCtaaaaaaggagagagatatacaaaatgttgatttaaataattcaaatgataTTAGAAGTATAAGAGAACATATCAAATAATGTGAGAaatgtatttgaattttgacgataaaatatgtatttgaaattaattttgatattcagTTACAACTTGTTAAACAGTTAATATCAAGATAAAAAAGAAGGTTATGCACTAATCGTGTAAAAAAGTTTTACAcaatcattcaatcacaattcACCATGTATAATatgtttgttgacttttaaaataattcaaaatgtgATTTGCAATTGGATGAcaatgtaaaactattttacccTGTCAGGGTGTAAACATTAAAAACATAAGGGATGTATCAAATACATATTAaggaaatatttaatattaaaactgAATCCAACTAATTGGAAAGATTCAAGTTCACGAGTTATCTATACCCGTGAGCACCCCTAATTGCAAGAccattaaaataatatcatataacttaataattacatataataataCATGTACTAAGAAAGTGAATAGTTTTTCACTCCATCATTCAATTACAAAATGATTATAGAGTTTAATGGTTATGTATTCATCattaatatgacttttaaagtaattattataaaattcaacaaacttatcatacataGTAAATTATGATTGGATGagaatataaaactttttataccatcaatgtataataataactatcttaaaaaatcacaaattttccTACCTGTGTGCAAAAACTttgactaaaatataaattttgtttccttaagtttaaaaagtttcaatttaatcacttaaaaatatttttgttagacTAAATTAATCGTTTCATTaaggctaaaatatgtttttcatccttataaatattgaaatatttggAATTTCTTCGTGCGAATTCTTGAGTAAGTTTTTCGTCATTGCAAGatataaatatatgatatttgGCTTAGAAATGAATTTAGGAGATCCAATCTTACATGTCAATCGGTTAATACGCCAAGTTCTAATTCTAGTTAGTTGACACGTGATGACAAAAGATATGACATTGACACATAAGATCGAATATCCCGAGTCAAAATATCACACATTTACATTCCACAAGGATAAAAAACATACTTCAGACTAATAAATTTCAaacatttcaatatttataggaataaaaaaatattttaacctttCATTCGTTGATTTATCACCTTGACTTGTTAATTTGATAACACATGAGAAAGGGTAAAAAATGTCATGTAAGAACATAGTTTCTTGTAAAGGTTTTAACCTTTTGCTATTACAAAGGACACTCCACTCCTTCGCCTAGAAAGTCCACACACCAACCAACCAATTGTTTCTGTTTGTCTTGCTcaatttgtcttttttgttcatatttcaGAAAGTTCAAACGGTCTTAGCTTTAGGAGTATTCTTCTAGGAAAAAACTATCCCACAATAACCTCTCTCTCCGGCGCAGGTCCACTTTTGTGCGTGACGCTCACGCTTGCATCAGAACCAACTATATATAAACACAGCGCGCGCTCCAAACCTTAAactgaaaaacaaaagaacacCAAAACCACTCAATAAGAAGAAGGAACACTCGCTCTGCAAAGTGTGTGAACGAACCCTAATAATGGAGACGAAGGAGAACGGACCGAGCAAGAAGGTTTCGAATGGGGGAATAGATGGACCCACGAACCCGATGGTCACTCCTCTGCTCAATGATCTCTACCAATTCACCATGGCTTACGCTTACTGGAAAGCTGGCAAGCATCAAGAACGTGCTGTGTCAGTATTCCTCGCTTTTCGCTTTCGTTTTAATCTTACTGTTTTTGTGTATTTCGCATTTTGGTTTGGTTGCCGACAGAGTGCAACTGAAACTGAAACTAATAGTTGTGGTTTTGTGCTTTTTTGCTGAATTGAGTTGTTTCAGTGTCTTTGATTAGTGTTTAATTCTATGGATGCAcagtgtttatatatatatatatatatatatatatatatatatatatatatatatataattactggTTAGGCTTGGTAGTTTAAATGTTTGAATGAATGTTGATGTGTGTTTATGAGAAGATtggattgtgtttgttttcagGTTCGATTTGTATTTTCGGAGGAATCCGTTTGGTGGGGAGTATACCGTCTTCGCTGGCTTGGAAGAGTGCATAAGGTTCATAGCTAATTTCACGCTCGCTGAGGAGGAGATCGATTTTGTTAGGGAATGTTTATCTTCCTCTTGTGAGGTAAAACTAAATTGTGATCCCCTTTTACAGTTACAACTGACAACTTCCTCGTTTTGTTTTATGGTGGTGGTGAGTTTGCTGATTTAAATGCAAAGATTTGGAGTTTCCCTCTGTCGTGATATTAGGTGTAAcactattttcaataaaaggaaataatgtAGGTATAACGGAAGCAGAAATTTTGTCATTAATGTCAACACTTTCAACTAGATATCCTTGAAAACAACTTTGGGAAACATCCTTAAAAATAACTTTGGGAAATCTAAATGATATAGGTGAGGCTTTTTTGTTCAAGGGGAACTTTCTTCCTTTTACAATGttgttatttgtttcttttttaaaaacagaATTGGACCAAATGAAAACCTGAAATAAATATGGCTGGTGATATTGGGTATGCTGTAATTCTGTGAAAAGTTTAATGCTGCTGACATTTATATTTAGATTTTCACTACAAAATATTCTGACttaataataatcaattaaatctaGGATGGATTCTTTGACTACCTCAGAGGACTTGACTGCTCTGATGTTGAGGTGTATGCTATTCCTGAGGGAACAGTTGTTTTTCCCAAGGTTCCCCTGATGAGAGTTGAAGGTCCAGTTGCCGTGAGTACTTTCCCACCATTAACTACCCCCTTTTAATGCCGATCTTTCAAAGATGACCTAGTTCATACATTAAATTGACTTATATTTATTGTTCAGGTTGTTCAATTGCTCGAAACACCTTTTGTGAATCTAATTAATTATGCGTCATTAGTTTCTACTAATGCTGCAAGGCATCGTAATGTTGCTGGAAAATCCAAAACTCTACTTGAGTTTGGATTACGAAGGGCTCAGGTTTCAAAgtcttttaaaatacattttgatTAGTAAATTTTGGAAGAACTGTACTTCTTCGACAAAAGAAATTCATATTTGTATGTAGGGGCCTGATGGTGGAGTAGGAGCATCAAAGTACTGCTATATTGGTGGATTTGATGCAACAAGGTATTATCACTGTTTTAAGTTTGATTCCACACAGACGTGGGATGGAAGTATACaaagttttataaatttttgtttcggAAGGAACCCATAGTTTGCTATTCCTTTTCTGTTTCTGAACTTTTGTCGTTGCAATTACACTTTTAAtattgaaatattaaattaaatttaagtaaatgCAAACGACCATATTACTGAGAGATGGCCTACACAAGCTCCCTTGTACTCATTCCTTGGCTGTTTCTGTGAATTTGTTGTTTCTGACCTTTGCTTTTGTGTAACTTGGCTGTTTCATAACTTGCCTTTTTTCATGTGTGCCAACAGCAATGTTGCAGCAGGAAAGTTATTCGGGATACCCCTTCGTGGTACTCATTCCCATGCCTTTGTTAGTTCATACATGGTGTGTAACCAATTTACtgaaattttacatatttggtttatgtaaagaatttgcaataagttgttgttttgtaaattatgaTATAGCTTCCCTACATAATTGAAAGGACTGATTTTCTGTTTAAATCTATCCTTTCAACATTTCTAAAGGCACAAAATTGTATTGATTGTTTGTAGTTACTATTTATGAGAAGAATAGTTGGAAATTTGTCCGGGAAGAATTCAAGGGACTGCTGTGCAGTTCAGTGGGAATACAGTTaagtcataaaattaaaatcagtgCAATTTGTTCATACATTTATGAATCTTATTGGAGATTCCTAAAATGTAGGACTAGGAAgatcaaatatttacaatatggATCAAAATTCAAGATTGGAGTGTGACAGTTGCAACTAAAATTCAGAGGGATTAGATGAAACTTCtattcatttttcaaaataatatgcaGTTGGACCCCATGCATTCAAAGTTTGAGCATTTGACTTCGACAAAATGAAACTATGAAACACTAAGGTAGGTCCCCTAAAAACAGTGGCCCATTGCATGAGATTCCCTACCTGGGGGTGGGGTGAGGGTCTAGGGAGTGTAGTTGTACACAGCCTTAGCCTTGTAAATAGAGACATTGTTTGCTGAACCCGTCATTTCTAGATCccagtttttataaaaatggaGCTTCATTGCGTGTTTGGAAAAGATTTACCTACGTGGATCAATACTCTCTCCACGTCCAAATAGCCAAAATCAGCATAAGCTGCATATAGTTGCTTCTCTCAAACGTGGAGCCAACTGAATCTGACACGCAAGCAAACATGCACTCGGTCCAGAAGCTGGCTTGTAATTTCTAGCTGCCTTTATGTGATTTCTGCTGTTTGTGTTATTGTAATTTATATGGCTTGAAGCAAATGAGGCACTATCTGTTATATTtcccttacttttttttttgtgtacttTTGTGCAGAGCCTTGATGAGATTACAGACAAGTCACTTCGCGGAAAAGATGGTTCAAGTAGGTGTGACGATTTTGTTAGTCTGGTTCAAACGTGGCTGAACAAAATTCAGGTGCCAGGATACAAACATTTACAACCTTAATGTTCTTTTTCTGTTGTGGTTCTTAACTACCTCCTGTTTCTGTTTTTTGGTGTGTTTGTCTGTGGGAGAACATGGTGGTTTAGATAACACTTCATCCTTATGCAATAACTCATTTgaaagtttttgttttctttctttgtgaAGACCCTAAAGTAGTTTTTTCTACTTAGGTAATTCCTGAGACTGAAATGGATATATTGAAAGCTGAAGCTCAATGTAGTAAAGCTCTGCATGCTTATGCCTGTGTCTTTAATGCAAACTTTGATGTTTCTAGCACACAACAATTTGAAGCTCATGAGTACTGGCACACATACGACTGATGTTCTAGCTAATCAGTAATAAGTATTGTCATTTGCATTTCCATGTCATGTGAGCTGGAAGCCTTGGTTTGTGCTTTTCAATATGAATAAAGAAGGCTTACACTAGAGTGAAAGGAAATATAGAAGAAAGAGGAGTTCTAGCAACACACTCTTTCTCACACTCTgttattggttgaaattcattgaAAGATTTAGTGAGACCCACTAAGATTTATGATTTCCAATAAGTTTTAGCTTCTAGTAGAGAGTGCATTCAAAAGAGTGTGCTATAGAGTGTGTTGCTAGCATTTCTCTAGGTGGAAACATCAAGAAGGTTGCATACATGCATGGTAATCTATATAGAATAGAAAGACAAAATCAAAGACAGGTTAAAAGGACATGCTAGTAATAGAATAGTAATTGTTTGAGATTTTCAATAAAAACCATACCTGTGTTTTTGCTTAAATGCAAAAGTTTCAAGACTAGTTGGTCTTCGATAGAGTTTGGGAGCTTCATCAAGTAATTGGTCAAATGCTCAATACTTGCTGACCCACTCttctaataaaagtaaaatttcagcacaaggtttTGGTTGGGCTCATGATTTTTCATGCTGAAAGTCTAAAGGGCTTTTCCCATTAGTTGGTGTGTCAGAGATGTTAATAGAAAACATTCTCAGAATCCCGGGCCTTATTCCAACAAGTTAAGCTCTGGGGTAATTGTATTACACATGGTGTGATTGTATGAGATTGACATACATGACTTATGAAGTGTCGTGACCCTTCATTGAACATTCTACACTGGaaagaatatttttctctttttaatttttcatataaagctcaaataaaatcatttaccCGGGAGAACTGGGAAAATAAGACAGTAGTAATAGATTGAgttgatataattaaaatgaagttAGGCCTAATATGGTAAAGGTATTTTAGATCATGATTATTTCATGTGGGCTAATCTTTTCCTCACTTTCtggaaaaatcaaaattgaataaaCATTTCATGCCAATGCTATAAATGATAACCATGCTATTCACCAAAAAGCAAAGAGAATGATAACCATGTTGTATGTTTATCTTTCGCACTCTTACAAAATCAAAGATGGATTTGCCAGTGAATATACTATGTGTTTCTCCTCTCTGCAGTTGTCAAATGGTGTTTTTGGTGAGACCAATCAAAGCGAGTTGGCAGCATTCACATCATATGCATTGGCATTTCCTGATGGTTTTCTTGCCCTCGTAGATACATATGATGTAAGTATTGTATTTCTTAAACAGCcatcatttataaattataatcctGGCATCATTTTACTCAGAAATGTCCACTGATTGTACGTAAAGTAAATCTTGCTTATCACTCATTTATTGTCttgtgaaccaatataaatggAA
This genomic interval from Glycine max cultivar Williams 82 chromosome 5, Glycine_max_v4.0, whole genome shotgun sequence contains the following:
- the LOC100799223 gene encoding nicotinate phosphoribosyltransferase 2 — its product is METKENGPSKKVSNGGIDGPTNPMVTPLLNDLYQFTMAYAYWKAGKHQERAVFDLYFRRNPFGGEYTVFAGLEECIRFIANFTLAEEEIDFVRECLSSSCEDGFFDYLRGLDCSDVEVYAIPEGTVVFPKVPLMRVEGPVAVVQLLETPFVNLINYASLVSTNAARHRNVAGKSKTLLEFGLRRAQGPDGGVGASKYCYIGGFDATSNVAAGKLFGIPLRGTHSHAFVSSYMSLDEITDKSLRGKDGSSRCDDFVSLVQTWLNKIQLSNGVFGETNQSELAAFTSYALAFPDGFLALVDTYDVMRSGIPNFCAVALALSDLGYKAVGIRLDSGDLAYLSCEVRNFFRSIEKEFGVPEFGKLQITASNDLNEETLDALNKQGHEVDAFGIGTYLVTCYAQAALGVVFKLVEINNQPRIKLSEDVSKVSIPCKKRCYRLYGKEGYPLVDIMTGENEPSPKVGERILCRHPFQESKRAYVVPQRVEELLRCYWPGSTDIKKDTLPALRDIRERCINQLEQMRPDHMRRLNPTPYKVSVSAKLYDFIHFLWLNEAPVGELQ